One window from the genome of Pararhizobium gei encodes:
- the rpsT gene encoding 30S ribosomal protein S20: MANTTSAKKATRKIARRTEVNKSRRSRVRGFIRKVEEAIASGDQAVAQAALKAAQPELMRAATKGVLHANTASRKVSRLASRVKALSA, translated from the coding sequence ATGGCCAATACAACTTCGGCGAAAAAAGCGACCCGCAAGATCGCCCGCCGCACGGAAGTCAACAAGTCCCGCCGTTCGCGCGTCCGCGGTTTCATCCGCAAGGTCGAAGAAGCCATCGCTTCCGGCGACCAGGCAGTGGCCCAGGCAGCCCTGAAGGCAGCCCAGCCCGAACTGATGCGCGCCGCCACCAAGGGCGTGCTTCATGCCAACACCGCATCGCGCAAAGTTTCGCGTCTGGCGAGCCGCGTAAAGGCACTTTCGGCCTAA
- the mutM gene encoding bifunctional DNA-formamidopyrimidine glycosylase/DNA-(apurinic or apyrimidinic site) lyase: MPELPEVETVRRGLAPVMEGAMLARAELRRPDLRFPFPVDFTTRASGRRILSLGRRAKYLLIDLDGGDVIIAHLGMSGSFRVEDGDGSDIPGDFHHPRGKDEKHDHVVFHLETDKGPVRVIYNDPRRFGFMDITQRDAIASHLFFRGLGEEPTGNVLDAAYLAGRLFGKAQPLKSALLDQRNIAGLGNIYVCEALWRAGLSPKRAAGTLVDDKGKPKTTLLVLTDAIRAVIADAIQAGGSSLRDHIRTDGTLGYFQHSFAVYDREGHTCTKPGCGGVVARIVQAGRSTFYCAKCQK; this comes from the coding sequence ATGCCCGAGCTTCCCGAAGTGGAGACGGTGAGACGAGGTCTTGCACCGGTAATGGAGGGAGCGATGCTTGCCCGCGCGGAGCTGCGGCGGCCCGATCTGCGCTTCCCGTTTCCTGTCGATTTCACCACCCGCGCCTCCGGCCGCCGCATCCTTTCGCTTGGACGGCGCGCGAAATATCTGCTGATCGATCTGGACGGAGGCGACGTCATCATCGCCCATCTTGGCATGTCCGGCTCCTTCCGGGTGGAAGATGGCGACGGATCGGACATACCTGGTGACTTCCACCATCCGCGCGGCAAGGACGAAAAGCACGATCACGTCGTCTTCCATCTGGAAACGGACAAAGGTCCGGTGCGGGTGATCTACAATGACCCCCGCCGCTTCGGCTTCATGGACATCACCCAGCGCGACGCCATTGCCAGCCACTTGTTCTTTCGCGGGCTCGGCGAAGAGCCGACCGGCAACGTGCTCGACGCCGCCTATCTCGCCGGTCGGCTTTTCGGAAAAGCGCAACCCCTTAAATCCGCCCTGCTTGACCAGAGGAATATTGCCGGCCTCGGCAATATCTATGTCTGCGAGGCTCTCTGGCGCGCCGGGCTTTCCCCCAAACGCGCTGCCGGCACACTCGTCGATGACAAGGGCAAACCGAAGACGACGCTGCTCGTCCTGACCGACGCCATCCGCGCCGTGATCGCTGACGCCATCCAGGCGGGCGGATCGTCGCTTCGCGACCATATCCGAACCGATGGAACGCTCGGCTATTTCCAGCACAGCTTTGCCGTCTACGACCGGGAGGGCCACACCTGCACAAAACCGGGTTGCGGCGGCGTGGTGGCCCGCATCGTGCAGGCCGGGCGCTCGACATTCTATTGCGCTAAATGCCAGAAATAA
- the ubiE gene encoding bifunctional demethylmenaquinone methyltransferase/2-methoxy-6-polyprenyl-1,4-benzoquinol methylase UbiE, translating into MSGERTSADGGMETSYGFRQVGQGEKQALVNDVFHKVAKRYDIMNDVMSMGLHRAWKDAMISALNPRRSQDYKVLDVAGGTGDIAFRIVEASDRKAHATVLDINGSMLAVGAERAEKKGLAHNLAFVEANAEELPFEANSFDAYTIAFGIRNVPRIDVALSEAYRVLKRGGRLLVLEFSEVEMPLLDKVYDAWSFNAIPKFGKMVTGDGEPYQYLVESIRKFPNQRDFAAMIEKAGFSRVVFTNYTGGIAALHSGWKI; encoded by the coding sequence ATGAGTGGTGAGCGCACGTCTGCCGATGGCGGCATGGAAACCTCCTATGGTTTCCGTCAGGTCGGCCAGGGAGAAAAGCAGGCGCTCGTCAACGATGTCTTCCATAAAGTCGCCAAGCGCTACGACATCATGAACGACGTCATGTCCATGGGCCTGCACCGGGCCTGGAAGGACGCGATGATCTCGGCTCTCAATCCGCGCCGTTCGCAGGATTACAAGGTGCTCGACGTGGCTGGCGGCACTGGCGACATCGCCTTCCGCATTGTCGAGGCATCCGATCGCAAAGCCCATGCGACCGTACTCGACATCAACGGCTCGATGCTTGCCGTCGGCGCCGAACGTGCTGAAAAGAAGGGGCTGGCGCACAATCTCGCTTTCGTCGAGGCCAATGCCGAGGAGCTGCCTTTCGAGGCCAATTCCTTCGATGCCTATACGATCGCGTTCGGTATTCGAAACGTGCCGCGCATCGATGTGGCGCTCAGCGAAGCCTACCGGGTCCTGAAACGCGGCGGGCGCCTTCTGGTGCTGGAGTTTTCCGAAGTCGAGATGCCGCTGCTCGACAAGGTCTATGATGCCTGGTCCTTCAATGCGATCCCGAAATTCGGCAAGATGGTCACCGGTGACGGCGAACCCTATCAGTATCTGGTGGAGTCGATCCGCAAGTTCCCCAACCAGCGCGACTTCGCCGCCATGATCGAAAAGGCGGGGTTTTCCCGCGTCGTCTTCACCAATTATACCGGTGGCATCGCAGCACTCCATTCGGGCTGGAAGATCTGA
- the ubiB gene encoding 2-polyprenylphenol 6-hydroxylase, whose translation MSTIGGYARLVRIGWVLVREGVVSALPSENLPPLVRLAQSFAGLFARRRAVREDRSDRLARAIERLGPSYVKIGQFLATRPDVVGADFAQDLSFLQDRMATFPIAQAYSAVEGSLGRPVSELYLSFGEPIAAASIAQVHPAIVLRDGQEQKVAVKVIRPGVRQRFAHDLEAMFLVSHLQVRFLPHTRRLRPVEVTKTLKQTTRIEMDLRLEAAALSEIAENTAGDPGFRVPKVDWERTGRDVVTMEWIDGIKMADVEGLRRAGHDLNLLAETLIQSFLRHTLRDGFFHADMHQGNLFVDPQGMVVAVDFGIVGRLGKKERRFLAEILFGFITRDYRRVADVHFEAGYVPGHHDAASFAQAIRAIGEPIHGQPAETISMAKLLTLLFEVTELFDMETRPELVMLQKTMVVVEGVARTLNPGFNMWQASEPVVSAWIRDNLGPKRIVSDMKDGFHAALRLAEAAPEIAAKTEKFSRDLTDMAENGFRFDAQTAEAIGRAEARHSRSGRVALWVIAAALLTIAWQIG comes from the coding sequence ATGAGCACGATTGGCGGCTATGCGCGTCTGGTCCGCATCGGCTGGGTTCTGGTCCGCGAAGGTGTCGTCTCGGCGCTGCCTTCCGAAAACCTGCCGCCCCTTGTCCGTTTGGCGCAATCCTTCGCCGGTCTTTTCGCTCGCCGCCGTGCGGTTCGTGAGGATCGCAGCGACAGGCTCGCCCGCGCGATCGAGCGGCTTGGACCGTCCTATGTGAAAATCGGTCAGTTTCTCGCGACCCGTCCGGATGTGGTCGGCGCGGATTTTGCCCAGGATCTCTCCTTCCTGCAGGACCGCATGGCGACCTTTCCGATCGCACAGGCCTATTCGGCGGTCGAAGGATCGCTTGGCCGGCCGGTTTCGGAACTTTATCTGTCTTTTGGTGAGCCGATCGCCGCGGCATCGATTGCACAGGTCCATCCGGCCATCGTCCTGAGGGATGGCCAAGAGCAGAAAGTCGCGGTCAAGGTCATCCGTCCCGGCGTGCGGCAGCGTTTCGCCCATGATCTCGAGGCCATGTTCCTCGTTTCGCATCTTCAGGTCCGGTTTCTTCCGCATACCCGGCGGCTGCGCCCTGTCGAAGTGACCAAGACGCTCAAGCAGACAACGAGGATCGAGATGGACCTGCGGCTCGAAGCGGCCGCCCTGTCGGAAATAGCGGAGAACACCGCAGGCGACCCCGGCTTCCGTGTGCCCAAGGTCGATTGGGAGCGGACCGGGCGCGATGTCGTAACCATGGAATGGATCGACGGCATCAAGATGGCGGATGTCGAGGGGTTGCGCCGGGCGGGTCACGATCTGAACCTTCTGGCGGAAACGCTGATCCAGTCCTTCCTGCGCCACACGCTGCGCGACGGTTTCTTTCATGCCGACATGCACCAGGGCAATCTCTTCGTCGATCCGCAGGGCATGGTGGTGGCCGTCGATTTCGGCATTGTCGGCCGTCTCGGCAAGAAGGAGCGCCGGTTCCTTGCCGAAATCCTGTTTGGTTTCATCACGCGCGACTATCGCCGGGTGGCCGACGTGCATTTCGAGGCGGGCTATGTACCCGGTCACCACGATGCAGCAAGCTTTGCCCAGGCGATCCGCGCCATCGGCGAGCCGATCCACGGCCAGCCGGCCGAAACCATTTCCATGGCGAAGCTTTTGACACTGCTGTTCGAAGTGACCGAATTGTTCGACATGGAAACGCGTCCGGAACTGGTCATGCTGCAAAAGACCATGGTCGTCGTCGAAGGCGTCGCGCGCACGCTCAATCCAGGCTTCAACATGTGGCAGGCATCGGAGCCTGTCGTCAGCGCCTGGATTCGCGACAATCTCGGCCCCAAGCGCATCGTGTCCGACATGAAGGACGGATTTCATGCAGCGCTCAGGCTGGCCGAGGCGGCCCCGGAAATTGCTGCAAAGACGGAGAAGTTTTCCCGCGACCTGACCGATATGGCTGAAAACGGTTTCCGCTTCGACGCGCAGACCGCCGAGGCAATCGGCCGCGCGGAAGCCCGTCACAGCCGCTCCGGCCGCGTCGCGCTCTGGGTGATTGCCGCAGCGCTGCTAACCATCGCCTGGCAAATCGGCTGA
- a CDS encoding efflux RND transporter periplasmic adaptor subunit, with product MANATRKIAAEAAEDMEPASSPALPRKKRSRGKFWWLLLVLLVATVAGWYGWKTYAGEAKTDTVVTEMPVRGDIENSVTAAGLLSPIKGVDVGAQVSGQLKSLKVEIGDRVEEGQLIAEIDSASIETQIEIAEAELANLGAQMIDKTAQVVLSKANLTRQRALVAGNSAAQSALDEAVAALATAEANVDALKAQIRKQEASLKDARISLGYTKIYAPMSGTVVNTSAKEGQTLNANQTAPTIVTIGDLSTMTVEAEVSEADVGKLTLGMNAYFTLLGQPGKRHPGTLRQIKPTPATENNVVLYYALFDVPNPDGTLMMNMTAQVFFVQSGATDVLTVPAAAVRFAADGKSGEVTVLTPSGTRDDRKVETGVRNRVRVEIKNGLEETDAVIVGTGSADGTATTARRSNSRRGMPPPMF from the coding sequence ATGGCGAACGCCACCCGGAAAATCGCAGCGGAAGCGGCAGAGGACATGGAACCTGCGTCCAGTCCGGCTTTGCCGCGCAAGAAGCGCTCTCGCGGAAAGTTCTGGTGGCTCCTCTTGGTCCTGCTGGTTGCGACTGTCGCCGGCTGGTACGGCTGGAAAACCTATGCCGGCGAGGCCAAGACAGATACGGTCGTCACGGAAATGCCGGTGCGTGGCGATATTGAAAACAGTGTCACTGCCGCCGGACTGCTCAGCCCGATCAAGGGCGTCGATGTCGGCGCGCAGGTGTCCGGCCAATTGAAGAGCCTGAAGGTGGAAATCGGCGACCGGGTCGAGGAAGGCCAGTTGATCGCCGAGATCGACAGTGCGTCGATCGAGACGCAGATCGAGATTGCCGAAGCGGAGCTTGCCAATCTTGGAGCCCAGATGATTGACAAAACGGCGCAGGTTGTCCTGTCCAAGGCCAATCTGACGCGCCAGCGGGCACTCGTGGCCGGAAACAGCGCGGCCCAGTCCGCCCTCGACGAGGCGGTCGCTGCCCTTGCAACAGCGGAGGCCAATGTCGATGCGCTGAAGGCACAGATCCGAAAGCAGGAGGCATCGCTGAAGGATGCCCGCATCAGCCTCGGCTACACGAAAATCTATGCGCCGATGTCCGGTACGGTCGTCAATACCTCCGCCAAAGAGGGCCAGACTCTGAACGCCAACCAGACGGCGCCCACCATCGTCACCATCGGCGACCTCTCGACCATGACGGTCGAGGCGGAAGTATCGGAAGCGGATGTCGGTAAGCTCACACTGGGCATGAATGCCTATTTCACGCTGCTGGGCCAGCCGGGCAAGCGCCATCCCGGTACGCTGAGGCAGATCAAGCCGACGCCCGCGACGGAAAATAACGTCGTTCTCTATTATGCTCTGTTCGACGTGCCCAATCCCGACGGCACCTTGATGATGAACATGACGGCTCAGGTGTTCTTCGTACAATCCGGTGCAACGGACGTGTTGACCGTCCCGGCCGCCGCCGTGCGGTTTGCGGCTGACGGGAAATCCGGCGAAGTGACTGTACTCACGCCGTCGGGCACGCGCGACGATCGCAAAGTCGAGACCGGCGTGCGCAATCGCGTGCGCGTCGAGATCAAAAACGGCCTTGAGGAAACAGATGCGGTAATTGTCGGCACGGGTAGCGCGGACGGTACGGCAACCACCGCGCGGCGCTCCAATTCGCGACGCGGCATGCCGCCGCCGATGTTTTGA
- a CDS encoding MacB family efflux pump subunit has protein sequence MAPLISLKDIRKTFVNGDVAVDVLRGVSLDIQPGEFVAIVGASGSGKSTLMNILGCLDTPTGGAYLLEGEDVSGLDADELAARRRQLFGFVFQSYNLVPTATARENVEIPAVYAGMPAGLRSKRAEMLLTSLRLGERLDHLPNQLSGGQQQRVSIARALMNGGQIILADEPTGALDSQSGKEVMATLRRMNEEGHTVIIITHAPELAESADRVIEISDGLITADRMTGNVRRIGHKMGQKPIRAEGRAAVMTDVAEAVRMSFRALRANLFRTILTLLGIVIGVSSVVAMLAIGTGAQDSVLNRIAAMGSDLLVVRPNMANFRGGEGGSIVTLVPADADAILELPNISFAVPEMSSTLTVRVGNLDTQTTVNGTVPQFPQAKSWAVEEGAFIQKADMDAYATVAVLGRTVADTLFPDGADPLGQYVLIKNIPFQVIGVMAKKGATAGGNDQDDTVLLPLSTGNLRLFGARNVRSITVQVKDGSAINLTQDQIQALLDERHQRQDTQITNLAAIRETFTETSNILKIFLGSIAAISLLVGGIGVMNIMLVSVTERTREIGIRMATGARSRDILTQFIVEALVVSALGGLIGVGLGLSIGAIAQFFGVAVSFAPGPVILAFGSAFLTGLVFGYLPAYNASRLQPAVALASV, from the coding sequence ATGGCCCCGCTTATCTCGCTCAAGGATATCCGCAAGACCTTCGTCAACGGCGATGTCGCCGTCGACGTTCTGCGCGGCGTCTCGCTTGACATTCAACCGGGCGAATTCGTCGCCATTGTCGGCGCGTCCGGATCCGGCAAATCGACGCTGATGAACATTCTCGGCTGCCTCGATACACCCACCGGCGGCGCCTATCTGCTGGAAGGCGAGGATGTGTCCGGTCTCGACGCCGATGAACTGGCCGCGCGCCGGCGCCAGTTGTTCGGCTTCGTTTTCCAGAGCTACAATCTCGTTCCCACTGCTACGGCAAGGGAGAATGTCGAAATTCCCGCCGTTTATGCCGGGATGCCGGCGGGGCTCCGGAGCAAGCGGGCCGAAATGCTCCTCACCTCCCTCCGGCTTGGCGAGCGGCTCGACCATCTCCCCAATCAGTTGTCCGGCGGCCAACAGCAGCGCGTGTCGATTGCAAGGGCGCTCATGAACGGCGGCCAGATCATTCTGGCCGACGAGCCGACAGGCGCGCTCGACAGCCAGAGCGGCAAGGAGGTGATGGCGACGCTGCGCCGGATGAATGAGGAGGGGCACACCGTCATCATCATTACCCACGCGCCGGAACTTGCTGAATCCGCCGACCGCGTCATCGAGATCAGCGACGGCCTGATCACCGCCGACCGGATGACCGGCAATGTCAGGCGCATCGGCCACAAAATGGGTCAAAAGCCGATCCGGGCAGAGGGCAGGGCGGCTGTAATGACCGATGTGGCGGAGGCGGTGCGCATGTCGTTTCGGGCGCTCCGGGCCAATCTGTTCCGGACGATCCTCACCCTGCTCGGCATCGTCATCGGCGTCAGTTCCGTGGTCGCGATGCTTGCAATCGGCACAGGCGCGCAGGATTCGGTACTGAACCGCATTGCCGCCATGGGTTCCGATCTTCTCGTGGTGCGTCCCAATATGGCGAATTTCCGGGGTGGCGAAGGCGGGAGCATCGTCACGCTTGTTCCCGCCGATGCCGATGCGATCCTTGAGCTGCCCAATATCAGTTTCGCCGTCCCGGAAATGTCGAGCACGCTCACGGTGCGCGTTGGCAATCTCGATACGCAGACGACGGTCAACGGCACCGTGCCGCAGTTTCCACAGGCAAAATCCTGGGCTGTCGAAGAGGGCGCGTTCATTCAGAAGGCGGACATGGATGCCTACGCCACCGTCGCCGTTCTCGGCCGCACCGTCGCCGACACGCTGTTTCCGGATGGCGCCGATCCGCTTGGGCAATATGTGCTGATCAAGAACATTCCCTTCCAGGTCATCGGCGTCATGGCAAAGAAGGGCGCGACGGCCGGAGGCAACGACCAGGACGATACAGTGCTGCTCCCGCTGTCGACCGGCAATCTGCGGCTGTTCGGCGCGCGAAATGTCCGCTCCATTACCGTTCAGGTGAAGGACGGCAGTGCCATCAATCTGACGCAGGATCAGATTCAGGCGCTGCTCGACGAGCGGCACCAGCGTCAGGATACCCAGATCACCAATCTCGCCGCCATCCGCGAGACCTTTACCGAAACCTCCAATATCCTGAAGATCTTCCTTGGCTCCATTGCCGCGATCTCGCTGCTCGTCGGCGGCATTGGTGTCATGAACATCATGCTGGTCTCCGTGACCGAGCGCACTCGGGAGATCGGCATCCGCATGGCCACCGGCGCCCGCTCCCGCGACATTCTCACCCAGTTCATCGTGGAGGCGCTTGTCGTTTCCGCCCTCGGCGGCCTCATCGGCGTCGGACTGGGGCTGAGCATCGGGGCCATCGCCCAATTTTTCGGCGTCGCCGTCAGCTTCGCGCCCGGACCTGTGATCCTCGCCTTCGGCAGCGCCTTCCTCACGGGCCTCGTCTTCGGCTATCTGCCGGCCTACAACGCGTCCCGCCTGCAGCCGGCCGTCGCGCTGGCGTCCGTCTGA
- a CDS encoding nucleoside deaminase — protein MLDADRYLKQAIALARENVERGGRPFGAVLVMDGDIIATGVNGVVETHDPTSHAELVAVRDAALRRRSPILKGAAMYASGHPCPMCLAAMRLAGITDISYAYSNEDGASYGLTSAALYADLRKPFAEQEMSFTYRPVRPEGEEDLYVQWGRMQTG, from the coding sequence ATGTTGGATGCGGATCGCTATTTGAAGCAGGCCATCGCGCTTGCGCGAGAGAATGTCGAAAGAGGCGGACGGCCGTTCGGCGCCGTGCTCGTCATGGACGGCGACATCATTGCAACCGGGGTCAACGGGGTCGTTGAAACCCATGACCCCACGTCCCATGCGGAACTCGTCGCCGTGCGCGACGCAGCCCTCAGGCGCCGGTCTCCCATCCTCAAGGGTGCTGCGATGTATGCCAGCGGCCACCCCTGTCCGATGTGTCTCGCCGCCATGCGTCTCGCGGGGATCACCGATATTTCCTACGCCTATTCGAACGAGGACGGCGCGTCCTACGGTCTGACCTCGGCAGCGCTCTACGCCGATCTGAGAAAGCCGTTTGCCGAGCAGGAGATGAGCTTCACCTATCGTCCGGTCAGGCCAGAGGGCGAGGAAGACCTTTATGTTCAGTGGGGACGGATGCAGACGGGCTGA
- a CDS encoding heavy metal translocating P-type ATPase yields MAETAQTRYRVEGMDCASCASKIDTAVRRVQGVEDVTVSVTAGTMTVRHDGTSDLAALEKKVSGLGYAVSRLSGTMPTPAPGHQHHDCGHGHAPGDHDHSHKSAAGDEHRHADGESKDPKPIEGLHGHDHGASTGPWWKSRKGKLTILSGAALIAAYAVGHLVPSVASYAFIAAMLIGLVPIARRAVMAAMAGTPFSIEMLMTIAALGAVVINAGEEAAAVVFLFLVGELLEGVAAGKARQSIQSLAALVPKKALLEENGQTRSVPAEMLAVGSIIMVRPGDRISADGVILSGDSAIDQAPVTGESTPVRKTIDDAVFAGTINGDAALRVRVTAAAADNTIARIVRLVEEAQESKAPTERFIDRFSRYYTPAVVAVGALVAIVPPLFFGGSWGEWVYKGLAILLIGCPCALVISTPAAIAASLSAGARRGLLLKGGAVLEALGTVTAVAFDKTGTLTEGKPKVTDILGFDYPEGDVLAMAAALEAGSSHPLARAILDSAAGLEIPAATDSKALGGKGVTATIDGTLVFLGSPQAANERVLLSVDQSARIAALNDEGKTVSVLIVGKTLAGAIAMRDEPRADAKAGLAALTSRGIKIVMLTGDNSRTASAIGQQLGIEVRAELMPEDKQKIVLDLKSQGLIVAKVGDGINDAPALAAADVGIAMGGGTDVALETADAAVLHGRVGDVADMILLSKRTMGNIRQNITIALGLKAVFLVTTIAGITGLWPAILADTGATVLVTINALRLLAPVRNA; encoded by the coding sequence ATGGCGGAGACGGCACAGACACGATATCGGGTAGAGGGCATGGATTGCGCATCCTGCGCCAGCAAGATCGACACGGCGGTCCGGCGTGTTCAGGGGGTCGAGGATGTCACGGTCTCCGTCACCGCCGGCACCATGACGGTGCGGCACGACGGGACAAGCGATCTGGCCGCCCTCGAAAAAAAGGTCAGCGGCCTCGGATATGCCGTGTCCCGTCTCAGCGGCACCATGCCGACACCGGCACCGGGCCATCAGCACCACGACTGCGGGCACGGCCATGCGCCCGGCGATCACGACCATTCGCACAAGAGTGCGGCAGGCGACGAACATAGACATGCCGACGGTGAATCGAAGGATCCTAAGCCTATCGAGGGCCTGCATGGTCACGATCACGGAGCCTCGACCGGCCCCTGGTGGAAAAGCCGCAAGGGAAAACTGACGATCCTGTCCGGTGCCGCACTGATCGCCGCCTATGCGGTTGGCCATCTGGTGCCTTCGGTTGCCTCTTACGCTTTCATTGCCGCGATGCTGATCGGGCTCGTTCCGATTGCGCGTCGCGCCGTCATGGCTGCGATGGCGGGAACGCCGTTTTCGATCGAGATGCTGATGACGATCGCCGCGCTCGGCGCGGTCGTCATCAATGCCGGCGAAGAAGCAGCCGCCGTGGTCTTCCTGTTTCTGGTCGGGGAACTTCTGGAGGGGGTCGCGGCCGGCAAGGCACGCCAGAGCATCCAGTCGCTGGCAGCGCTGGTGCCGAAGAAGGCCCTGCTTGAGGAGAACGGCCAGACACGATCGGTCCCGGCCGAAATGCTCGCCGTCGGCTCCATCATTATGGTGCGTCCCGGCGACCGCATCTCCGCGGATGGCGTGATCTTGTCGGGCGACAGTGCCATCGACCAGGCCCCCGTCACCGGTGAAAGCACGCCCGTGCGCAAGACCATCGATGACGCGGTCTTTGCCGGAACCATCAATGGTGACGCCGCCCTGCGCGTCCGCGTCACGGCGGCGGCGGCCGACAACACGATCGCCCGCATCGTCAGGCTGGTCGAGGAAGCCCAGGAATCCAAGGCGCCAACCGAGCGCTTCATCGACCGCTTCTCGCGTTACTATACGCCGGCCGTCGTGGCCGTCGGCGCGCTTGTAGCGATAGTTCCGCCGCTGTTCTTTGGCGGCAGCTGGGGCGAATGGGTCTATAAGGGCCTGGCGATCCTGTTGATCGGCTGCCCGTGCGCCCTGGTGATCTCGACCCCTGCGGCCATCGCAGCCTCGCTTTCCGCCGGCGCCCGGCGCGGGCTGCTCCTCAAAGGCGGCGCGGTACTGGAAGCTCTGGGAACCGTGACCGCCGTGGCGTTCGACAAGACCGGCACCCTGACGGAAGGTAAGCCAAAGGTCACCGATATCCTCGGCTTCGACTATCCGGAGGGCGACGTTCTGGCCATGGCCGCCGCGCTGGAGGCGGGATCAAGCCATCCTCTGGCCAGGGCGATCCTCGACAGCGCGGCCGGACTGGAAATTCCGGCTGCCACCGATTCGAAAGCCCTGGGCGGCAAGGGCGTTACGGCGACGATTGACGGAACACTGGTCTTTCTGGGCTCGCCGCAGGCGGCGAACGAGAGGGTATTGCTATCCGTCGATCAGAGCGCGCGGATCGCCGCGCTCAACGACGAAGGCAAGACCGTGTCCGTGCTGATCGTCGGCAAGACGCTGGCGGGCGCAATCGCCATGCGCGACGAGCCGCGTGCCGACGCAAAAGCTGGGCTTGCCGCCCTCACCAGCCGCGGCATCAAGATCGTGATGCTGACCGGCGACAACAGCCGCACGGCAAGCGCCATCGGCCAACAGCTCGGCATTGAGGTCAGGGCCGAATTGATGCCCGAAGACAAGCAGAAGATCGTGCTCGACCTCAAGAGCCAGGGTCTTATCGTCGCCAAGGTGGGGGACGGCATCAACGACGCGCCCGCCCTGGCAGCGGCCGATGTCGGCATCGCCATGGGCGGCGGCACGGATGTCGCGCTCGAAACCGCCGACGCTGCCGTGCTTCACGGCCGGGTCGGAGACGTTGCCGACATGATCCTCCTGTCGAAGCGCACGATGGGCAATATCCGGCAGAACATCACGATTGCACTTGGCCTGAAGGCCGTGTTCCTGGTGACAACCATTGCCGGCATCACCGGTCTGTGGCCGGCGATCCTCGCCGATACCGGCGCAACCGTGCTGGTGACCATCAACGCGCTTCGGCTTCTTGCGCCAGTGCGCAACGCGTAA
- a CDS encoding MerR family transcriptional regulator, with product MKKITIGEAARQSGVKVPTIRYYEGIGLLPQPSRSDGNQRSYEPSDLRRLAFIRHARELGFEIEAIRTLLSLQDNPLQSCASADAIARARLVDVEQRIRSLTALKAELEIMVEGCVHGRVDQCRVIEVLADHGECTHHGH from the coding sequence ATGAAAAAAATCACGATCGGCGAGGCGGCACGCCAGAGCGGCGTCAAGGTGCCGACGATCCGCTACTATGAGGGGATAGGATTGCTGCCGCAGCCCAGCCGTAGCGATGGCAATCAGCGTTCCTATGAACCGTCCGACCTCAGGCGCTTGGCCTTCATTCGCCATGCCCGCGAACTTGGTTTCGAGATCGAGGCGATCCGCACGCTTCTCAGCCTGCAGGACAATCCGTTGCAATCCTGCGCCTCGGCGGATGCGATCGCCAGGGCGCGGCTTGTCGATGTGGAACAGCGGATCCGCAGCCTCACCGCGCTGAAAGCCGAGCTGGAGATCATGGTGGAGGGATGCGTGCACGGCCGCGTCGACCAGTGCCGCGTTATTGAGGTCCTCGCCGACCACGGCGAATGCACGCATCACGGCCATTGA